From a region of the Eretmochelys imbricata isolate rEreImb1 chromosome 6, rEreImb1.hap1, whole genome shotgun sequence genome:
- the TMEM229B gene encoding transmembrane protein 229B, which translates to MMAAAEPLTAFSRWYLYAIHGYFCEVMFTAAWEFVVNFNWKFPGVTSVWALFIYGTSILIVEKMYLYLKDKCNILVRCLIYTLWTYLWEFTTGFILRQFNACPWDYSQFDFDFMGLITLEYAIPWFCAAFIMEQLVIRNTLRLRFDENAEPGDPSTTIALANGHVKTN; encoded by the coding sequence ATGATGGCTGCTGCGGAACCCCTGACTGCCTTCTCACGGTGGTACCTCTATGCCATTCATGGCTATTTCTGTGAGGTGATGTTTACGGCTGCCTGGGAGTTTGTGGTCAACTTTAACTGGAAGTTCCCAGGTGTCACCAGTGTCTGGGCGCTCTTCATCTATGGCACCTCCATCCTCATCGTGGAGAAGATGTACCTGTATCTGAAAGACAAGTGTAACATTTTAGTGCGATGCCTCATTTACACCCTCTGGACATACCTTTGGGAGTTCACCACTGGCTTCATCCTGCGCCAGTTTAATGCCTGCCCTTGGGACTATTCACAGTTTGATTTTGACTTCATGGGCCTGATCACCCTAGAGTATGCCATCCCATGGTTCTGTGCTGCATTCATCATGGAGCAGCTGGTTATCAGGAACACCTTGCGCTTGCGATTTGATGAAAATGCTGAGCCAGGGGACCCCAGCACCACAATCGCCTTGGCCAATGGCCATGTCAAAACCAATTGA